One genomic region from Sphingobacterium sp. UGAL515B_05 encodes:
- a CDS encoding GntR family transcriptional regulator, translated as MKEDSLAYKVYLEVRKKILSSQLAGGARLVESAWADKMAVSRVAVREAFMRLAGESLVEFGEKGGCFVKKMTVEDVKDIRELRELLEIGALKILFSKKSKELIEDLELICNDFSDMVSKGYYGGACEADVRFHERIIEGTCNSRLIAIYKNSNIPLFHMKLGAIMGQMEDYLDTEKEHRAIVDALKADDWNKAYTTLVHHLDRGEQEALELV; from the coding sequence ATGAAAGAGGATTCGCTTGCCTATAAAGTTTATTTAGAAGTACGTAAGAAAATTTTGTCCAGTCAGCTGGCTGGCGGGGCAAGATTGGTGGAAAGTGCTTGGGCGGATAAGATGGCGGTGAGTAGAGTGGCTGTTCGTGAGGCTTTTATGCGTTTAGCAGGGGAGAGTCTGGTTGAGTTTGGTGAAAAAGGTGGCTGTTTTGTGAAGAAAATGACGGTCGAAGATGTGAAGGATATTCGTGAGCTGCGTGAGCTGTTGGAGATAGGTGCATTAAAGATTCTGTTTTCAAAGAAAAGTAAAGAGCTTATCGAAGATTTGGAACTGATCTGCAACGATTTTTCTGACATGGTCAGTAAAGGTTATTATGGGGGTGCTTGCGAGGCGGATGTTCGTTTTCATGAGCGTATTATTGAGGGAACTTGCAATTCAAGGTTGATTGCTATTTACAAGAATAGTAACATCCCCTTATTCCATATGAAGCTTGGGGCTATTATGGGGCAGATGGAAGATTACCTGGATACGGAGAAGGAGCATCGGGCTATTGTTGATGCGCTGAAAGCGGATGACTGGAATAAAGCTTATACCACTTTGGTTCATCATCTGGATCGGGGCGAGCAAGAAGCCTTGGAACTGGTTTAA